In Propionimicrobium sp. PCR01-08-3, one DNA window encodes the following:
- a CDS encoding XRE family transcriptional regulator — protein MDKVLLGQRIAQARDDCGMTQEGLGRAVGLDRSAISRLENGDRKLNVSELVQIAEVLGHPVAYFVADPVPAVVSRRRDMVHAHATTRQVDVELEQFASDVRALLAQSLLSARERIVLHSPQSHADAENAAIKARSLTSLGSGSIIDLGQASEELGLYTYAAALGEQGADGGCVEVESASGAVGAAVVNGDVPSGRRRMTLAHELGHWIFGDAYDSEVSVNSEQMINSFAIHFLAPRAGVTLVWNEHQEWGIRDRALAVGAEFRLSWSAAVSQLRNLELIDGDQHRNLSEHEPRRGEYLRLGLAWTEELGAPYLSPAFTAAVINAYLSERLTADRSIELLRGTLNADQLPERSGGSVEDLRRSFAGHEHTRKRPSTVQIAGGLLDK, from the coding sequence ATGGACAAGGTGTTGCTCGGTCAGCGGATTGCCCAGGCCCGGGATGACTGTGGGATGACGCAAGAGGGGCTGGGCAGAGCCGTTGGGCTTGATCGCTCGGCAATTTCGCGGCTGGAGAACGGTGACCGAAAGCTCAATGTCTCTGAATTGGTGCAGATCGCAGAAGTCTTGGGCCACCCGGTGGCGTACTTCGTTGCCGATCCGGTGCCCGCAGTGGTGAGTCGTCGCAGGGACATGGTGCATGCTCACGCGACTACTCGGCAGGTTGACGTGGAGCTGGAGCAGTTCGCTTCGGATGTTCGGGCGTTGCTGGCACAGAGCTTGTTGTCGGCGCGAGAACGAATAGTTCTGCATTCTCCGCAGAGTCATGCTGATGCAGAGAATGCAGCCATCAAGGCCCGGTCTCTTACCTCTCTGGGGTCGGGGTCGATTATCGATCTAGGCCAAGCGTCCGAGGAATTGGGCCTGTACACCTATGCGGCGGCGCTCGGTGAACAAGGCGCGGACGGTGGCTGCGTGGAGGTCGAATCTGCATCGGGTGCGGTCGGTGCGGCGGTCGTGAATGGCGATGTTCCGTCCGGTCGTCGGCGTATGACGTTGGCGCACGAGCTTGGGCATTGGATCTTCGGGGATGCGTACGATTCTGAAGTATCGGTAAATAGCGAGCAGATGATCAACTCTTTTGCTATCCATTTCCTCGCCCCTCGGGCGGGTGTAACTCTGGTCTGGAACGAGCATCAGGAGTGGGGGATTCGTGATCGAGCGCTGGCGGTAGGAGCAGAATTTCGACTGAGTTGGTCGGCTGCCGTCAGCCAGCTGCGAAATCTTGAGTTGATTGACGGTGACCAGCATCGAAATCTGAGCGAACATGAGCCGCGACGCGGGGAGTATCTGCGGCTTGGGCTTGCATGGACAGAAGAGCTGGGCGCGCCCTATCTTTCGCCTGCGTTCACGGCTGCGGTTATCAACGCCTACTTGAGTGAGCGGTTGACAGCCGATCGATCGATCGAGCTGTTGCGCGGCACGCTCAATGCTGATCAGCTTCCCGAGCGTAGTGGCGGTTCTGTCGAGGATCTTCGCCGGTCTTTTGCTGGTCACGAGCATACCCGGAAACGCCCCTCTACTGTACAAATAGCCGGAGGGCTACTAGACAAATAG
- a CDS encoding polysaccharide biosynthesis protein: MFENKKLLITGGTGSFGNAVLRRFLESDIAEIRIFSRDEKKQDDMRKHYASDKLKFYIGDVRNLQAVREAVRGVDFVFHAAALKQVPSCEFFPMEAVRTNVIGTDNLLTAAIDEGVGRVVCLSTDKAAYPINAMGISKAMMEHVITAKSRTADPKRTVICCTRYGNVMASRGSVIPLFVDQLRAGEPLTVTDPEMTRFLMNLDEAVDLVVFAFEHGNTGDLFVQKAPASTIGTLAEAVKQLFAPEGEVRVIGHRHGEKMHETLMTEEELAKAEDMGHYFRVPADNRDLNYGKYVEEGEHIVERVSYTSENTERLDLQGTIDKLLTVDYVRQELAGVVGRQE, encoded by the coding sequence GTGTTCGAGAACAAGAAACTGCTGATTACCGGGGGAACAGGATCATTCGGGAACGCGGTCTTGCGCCGTTTCTTGGAATCTGACATCGCGGAGATCCGGATCTTCTCTCGTGACGAGAAGAAGCAGGACGACATGCGTAAGCATTACGCGAGCGACAAGCTGAAGTTCTATATCGGTGACGTGCGGAATCTGCAGGCGGTGCGTGAGGCTGTGCGTGGAGTCGATTTTGTCTTTCATGCTGCGGCGCTCAAGCAGGTGCCGTCGTGCGAGTTCTTCCCGATGGAGGCTGTGCGCACGAATGTGATCGGCACCGACAATCTGCTGACGGCTGCGATCGACGAAGGGGTCGGACGCGTGGTCTGTCTGTCGACGGATAAGGCGGCCTACCCGATCAATGCGATGGGTATTTCGAAGGCGATGATGGAGCACGTGATCACGGCGAAGTCGCGTACCGCTGATCCGAAGCGGACGGTGATTTGTTGCACGCGTTATGGCAACGTGATGGCTTCGCGGGGCTCGGTGATTCCGTTGTTCGTTGATCAGTTGCGGGCCGGCGAGCCGTTGACGGTGACCGATCCCGAGATGACTCGGTTCTTGATGAACCTGGACGAGGCAGTCGATCTGGTGGTGTTCGCGTTTGAGCACGGGAACACGGGGGATCTGTTCGTGCAGAAGGCGCCGGCGAGCACGATTGGGACGCTGGCTGAGGCTGTGAAGCAGTTGTTCGCACCGGAGGGCGAGGTGCGGGTGATCGGGCATCGCCATGGGGAGAAGATGCACGAGACCTTGATGACCGAGGAAGAGTTGGCCAAGGCCGAGGACATGGGGCATTACTTCCGGGTGCCGGCGGATAATCGTGATCTCAACTACGGGAAGTACGTCGAAGAAGGGGAACACATCGTCGAGCGGGTCTCGTATACGTCCGAGAACACAGAGCGGTTGGATCTTCAAGGCACGATCGACAAGCTGCTCACGGTGGACTATGTGCGTCAAGAGCTGGCCGGGGTCGTCGGACGCCAAGAGTGA
- a CDS encoding helix-turn-helix domain-containing protein: MKTLDTANVPSDQLDDLERYAASIAPELGDFLRELLGPMRSGDEIIISDDSATLTPNQAAERLGMSRTHIYKLLDRGQIAFDRVGRDRRIPINELIKFEEQRQHDRRELAERFAHQNQTTASATDELADLL, encoded by the coding sequence ATGAAGACCCTCGACACTGCGAACGTACCCAGCGACCAGTTGGACGACCTTGAGCGCTACGCGGCATCCATCGCTCCTGAACTAGGTGACTTTTTGCGAGAACTCTTGGGGCCCATGCGTAGCGGAGACGAAATCATCATCAGTGATGACTCCGCAACCCTCACTCCTAATCAGGCCGCTGAACGCCTTGGCATGAGCCGAACTCATATCTACAAGCTACTCGACCGAGGACAAATTGCTTTCGATCGAGTCGGGCGCGACCGCCGCATTCCCATAAACGAACTCATCAAGTTCGAGGAACAACGCCAACACGATCGCCGCGAACTCGCCGAGCGCTTCGCACACCAGAATCAGACGACTGCTTCTGCAACCGACGAACTTGCAGATCTGCTCTAA
- a CDS encoding CopG family transcriptional regulator, producing the protein MTSKRLPEGWPTTFGPEVTVQDIDLDKEEFVVGGRRLTTERANELAEHAERRSGRPSLSGGRRHSPALNLRVSQTDRDRLDEVAAAQGRRASDVARDALREYLERHAS; encoded by the coding sequence ATGACCAGCAAGCGGCTCCCCGAAGGATGGCCCACCACATTTGGGCCCGAAGTAACCGTGCAGGATATCGACCTCGACAAAGAAGAATTCGTTGTCGGTGGCCGTCGGCTGACCACCGAACGTGCCAATGAGCTAGCCGAACACGCAGAGCGCCGCAGCGGACGGCCCTCACTGAGTGGAGGCCGCAGACACTCACCCGCCCTGAACCTGCGCGTCTCCCAAACCGACCGGGACCGGCTGGACGAGGTAGCAGCAGCACAAGGCCGACGAGCCTCAGATGTCGCCCGAGATGCGCTGCGGGAATACCTGGAACGCCATGCGTCATGA
- a CDS encoding polysaccharide biosynthesis tyrosine autokinase yields the protein MELTDYLRILRKYWRSITAITLVGVLVTAVFSMLTKPTYTSNTSIFISVSSVSTVGDLNSGSTYAESQVQSFAKVAKTDIVLQPVIDELGLQTTPTSLADDLTVTAPTKTATLDMAVVGDTPESAAQIATAIGKQLVATIDALTPPGADGTKPVVATIIRPAQIPTSPTTPKTMQNIALGLLLGLLIGAGQAILRDMLNQSIRGDRDIERVTDVPVIGQVPNDDNAAAYPLILNSDPHSARAEAYRSLRTNLQFLGLDKGKRAVVVTSSVPGEGKTTTAINVASTIAAAGERVLVIDADLRRPAVAKYLHAEPSVGLTTVLIGEAELGEVIQPTSDSLMDVLASGPVPPNPAELLGLPHMQQLIENASKRYDTVIVDAPPLLPVTDATVLSRIADGTLVVVGAGVAKRPELDAALEKLDMVDARILGLLLTRVNQRDSSTYTYEYTYGPDSPKAGQTKIKTRTKNPGGTYSSGAEHKTGRRAEREAQPVQ from the coding sequence ATGGAGTTGACCGATTATCTCCGGATTCTGCGCAAATACTGGCGCAGCATCACGGCCATCACGCTTGTTGGCGTCCTAGTCACTGCGGTGTTCTCGATGCTTACGAAGCCCACCTACACATCTAACACCTCGATTTTCATCTCGGTGAGCTCGGTGTCGACGGTCGGCGACTTGAACTCAGGATCCACCTACGCCGAGAGTCAGGTGCAGTCGTTCGCGAAAGTGGCGAAGACCGACATCGTCTTGCAGCCGGTCATCGACGAACTCGGCCTGCAAACGACTCCCACTTCGCTCGCAGACGATCTGACGGTCACCGCTCCGACCAAGACGGCCACCCTCGACATGGCAGTAGTGGGCGATACGCCTGAATCGGCAGCTCAAATAGCCACCGCTATCGGCAAGCAGCTCGTCGCGACGATCGACGCGCTGACGCCGCCCGGGGCGGACGGTACCAAGCCGGTCGTTGCCACGATCATTCGTCCGGCGCAGATCCCCACCTCGCCCACCACGCCGAAGACGATGCAGAACATCGCGCTCGGGCTGCTTCTGGGGCTGCTCATCGGGGCCGGGCAGGCGATCCTGCGCGACATGCTGAATCAGAGCATTCGCGGCGATCGCGACATCGAGCGTGTCACCGATGTTCCCGTCATCGGGCAGGTGCCCAATGACGACAACGCCGCCGCCTATCCGCTGATTCTCAACTCCGATCCGCATTCGGCGCGGGCAGAGGCGTACCGCAGCCTCCGCACGAATCTGCAATTCCTCGGGCTGGATAAGGGCAAGCGAGCGGTAGTCGTCACCTCGTCGGTGCCCGGCGAGGGCAAGACGACCACCGCGATCAATGTGGCGTCCACGATCGCTGCCGCAGGCGAACGCGTGCTGGTGATCGACGCGGACTTGCGGCGTCCGGCAGTTGCTAAATATCTGCATGCCGAGCCGAGCGTCGGGCTGACGACCGTGCTGATCGGCGAGGCAGAACTCGGCGAGGTGATTCAGCCGACCAGCGATTCGCTGATGGACGTGCTGGCCTCCGGGCCGGTGCCGCCGAACCCTGCCGAGCTGCTCGGTCTTCCGCACATGCAGCAGCTGATCGAGAACGCGTCCAAGCGCTACGACACGGTCATCGTCGACGCTCCGCCGCTGCTGCCGGTGACCGATGCCACCGTGCTGTCGAGGATTGCGGACGGCACCCTGGTTGTGGTGGGAGCCGGGGTTGCCAAGCGTCCGGAACTTGATGCCGCCTTGGAGAAGCTGGACATGGTGGACGCGCGCATACTGGGCTTGCTGCTCACCCGGGTGAATCAGCGCGACTCGTCGACCTACACGTACGAATACACCTACGGCCCCGATTCGCCGAAGGCCGGCCAGACCAAGATAAAGACGCGGACGAAGAATCCGGGCGGTACGTATTCGTCCGGTGCCGAGCATAAAACAGGACGCCGGGCGGAGCGCGAAGCCCAGCCGGTGCAGTGA
- a CDS encoding type II toxin-antitoxin system RelB/DinJ family antitoxin: MATITVRVDEETKDQATRIVEDCGLDLSSVTRAFYRQMVRENRIPLNLSYQEPNPQSVQALKEAAEILASGKSRFADADEVFDALGISA, translated from the coding sequence ATGGCAACAATTACTGTACGGGTCGATGAAGAAACGAAGGATCAGGCGACACGCATCGTAGAAGATTGCGGCCTTGACCTGTCCTCCGTCACGCGAGCTTTCTACCGTCAGATGGTCCGAGAAAACCGAATCCCGCTGAACCTCAGTTATCAGGAGCCGAACCCGCAATCTGTCCAGGCGTTGAAGGAGGCGGCGGAAATCCTTGCGTCCGGCAAGTCTCGCTTTGCTGACGCGGACGAAGTATTCGACGCTCTGGGAATCTCGGCATAA
- a CDS encoding SGNH/GDSL hydrolase family protein — MSSRHRALNLSLTGLVVLAVVTAVVAVLALLQYRGSAQSATPVTSSAPASTESEPADTPVSPQETEASETAEPTAAETVSPELAQFAAALTGGDSVMVFGDGTGNDDGEWVSLWAQDYLAKSRATDYVVWDRDAAVWGAPMQMSSSGNPLTVWNASVRSPEITTEPDRVVQAWQPANAVILSYGHVQTADTIAGYMQSILDAVRLQSPEVPVAVVLQNPDPSATAAQQDATVAAIAAWAEGQGLAIIDVHSGFPQDQASRDNLLEIDGTPNAQGSGVFASVVANSIPLG; from the coding sequence GTGAGTAGTCGGCACCGAGCATTGAACCTGTCGTTGACTGGGTTGGTTGTGCTTGCAGTGGTCACCGCGGTCGTGGCGGTGCTCGCTTTGCTGCAGTATCGGGGCAGCGCCCAGAGCGCCACTCCCGTCACCTCGTCGGCACCGGCGTCCACCGAATCGGAGCCCGCCGATACCCCTGTCTCTCCTCAGGAGACCGAAGCGTCCGAGACCGCTGAACCGACGGCCGCTGAAACCGTCTCGCCCGAGCTCGCCCAGTTCGCCGCAGCGCTCACCGGGGGCGATTCGGTGATGGTCTTCGGCGACGGCACCGGCAATGACGATGGCGAGTGGGTCTCCCTGTGGGCGCAGGATTATCTGGCGAAATCACGCGCCACTGACTATGTGGTTTGGGATCGTGACGCCGCCGTGTGGGGTGCCCCGATGCAGATGAGTTCGTCCGGCAATCCACTGACCGTGTGGAATGCCAGCGTCCGCAGCCCCGAGATCACCACCGAACCTGACCGCGTGGTGCAGGCCTGGCAGCCCGCGAATGCCGTGATACTCAGCTACGGACACGTGCAAACCGCCGATACCATCGCGGGCTACATGCAGTCCATCCTGGACGCCGTCCGCCTGCAGTCACCCGAAGTGCCGGTCGCAGTCGTTTTGCAGAACCCTGACCCGTCGGCGACCGCAGCCCAGCAGGACGCCACAGTCGCCGCCATTGCCGCTTGGGCCGAAGGCCAAGGCCTGGCGATCATCGACGTGCATTCCGGGTTCCCGCAAGACCAGGCGTCCCGCGACAACCTGCTGGAAATCGACGGCACCCCCAACGCCCAAGGCTCCGGAGTTTTCGCCAGCGTCGTGGCCAATTCCATTCCCCTCGGCTAG
- a CDS encoding solute carrier family 23 protein, with protein MAIWKLHNNGVLGPTDVVKPDERLTWGKTIGLGAQHVVAMFGATFVFPLLMGLNPQLAVMMSGVATLIFLVVVKNKVPSYLGSSASFVGVATAIYAQGGKPDSVSGAMFWCGVGLFIVGLIIHFMGSGVIHKALPPAVTGAVVMLIGFNLAPVVAKTYWPQDQWIALIVMVVVICLSVGLRGFAGRIAIFLSLIIGYILSWVADLLFGPRSMVADDGTITQALRVDWTKVAQADWIGLPPVTDLANWQYGSADNVVGFHLPDFNFAFALIAIPVLIALIAENTGHVKAVAEMTDTNLDAYMGRALGADGVTSMLATFAGAGPTTTYAENIGVMASSRVYSTAAYAVASVVAILFGFSPKFGAIISATPGGVLGGITVVLYGMIGLLGAKIWKENQVDFGNPLNLVPVAAGIIIGIGDVSIHFTEDFTLGGIALGTIVTVVMYHIARAFAPKEMVESAEGAVLIVDAPGAYESGSIPAVGGPTKKARAQK; from the coding sequence ATGGCCATCTGGAAGCTGCACAACAACGGGGTCCTCGGGCCCACCGACGTCGTCAAACCGGACGAGCGGTTGACCTGGGGCAAGACCATCGGGCTGGGCGCCCAGCACGTGGTCGCCATGTTCGGCGCCACCTTCGTCTTCCCGCTGCTGATGGGGCTGAACCCACAGCTCGCGGTGATGATGAGCGGTGTGGCCACCTTGATCTTCCTGGTCGTGGTGAAGAACAAGGTGCCCAGCTATCTGGGCAGCTCGGCCTCGTTCGTGGGTGTCGCCACCGCCATCTACGCCCAGGGCGGCAAACCCGACTCAGTCTCAGGCGCAATGTTCTGGTGCGGTGTCGGCCTGTTCATCGTCGGCCTGATCATCCACTTCATGGGCTCGGGCGTCATTCACAAGGCGCTGCCCCCGGCGGTGACCGGCGCCGTCGTGATGCTGATCGGCTTCAACCTGGCTCCGGTGGTCGCGAAAACCTACTGGCCGCAAGACCAGTGGATCGCACTGATCGTCATGGTTGTGGTGATTTGCCTGTCGGTGGGGCTCAGGGGCTTCGCCGGACGCATCGCCATCTTCCTTTCCCTGATCATCGGCTACATCCTCAGCTGGGTCGCCGACCTGTTGTTCGGGCCGCGCAGCATGGTCGCCGACGACGGCACCATCACCCAGGCACTGCGCGTCGATTGGACGAAGGTCGCCCAGGCCGATTGGATCGGCCTTCCCCCGGTGACCGACCTGGCCAACTGGCAGTACGGCAGCGCCGACAACGTGGTGGGTTTTCACCTTCCCGACTTCAATTTCGCTTTCGCGTTGATCGCGATCCCGGTGCTGATCGCTCTGATCGCCGAGAACACCGGGCACGTCAAGGCCGTCGCCGAGATGACCGACACCAACCTCGACGCCTACATGGGACGCGCGCTCGGCGCCGATGGCGTCACCTCGATGCTGGCCACCTTCGCCGGTGCCGGACCAACCACCACCTATGCGGAGAACATCGGCGTGATGGCCTCCAGCAGGGTTTATTCGACGGCCGCCTACGCGGTGGCGTCGGTAGTGGCAATCCTGTTCGGCTTCTCACCCAAGTTCGGGGCGATCATCTCGGCCACGCCGGGCGGCGTGCTCGGCGGCATCACGGTCGTGCTGTACGGCATGATCGGCCTGCTGGGCGCGAAGATCTGGAAGGAGAATCAGGTCGACTTCGGTAATCCGTTGAACTTGGTGCCGGTGGCAGCGGGCATCATCATCGGCATCGGTGACGTCAGCATCCACTTCACCGAAGACTTCACGCTCGGCGGCATCGCTCTGGGCACCATCGTCACCGTCGTCATGTACCACATCGCCAGGGCATTCGCACCTAAGGAGATGGTCGAGTCGGCCGAGGGCGCGGTGCTGATCGTGGACGCTCCGGGAGCCTACGAATCCGGCAGCATTCCGGCGGTCGGCGGGCCCACAAAGAAGGCGCGTGCGCAGAAGTAG
- the larA gene encoding nickel-dependent lactate racemase, whose protein sequence is MESTVDVELAYGQGWLPVSLPGDVDVTVVEPTYHAAVCDEAAYLRDVLANPVAGPRLRDRVRPGQTMAISMCDLTRPQPRDLMIPAVLEEVEGIIAPEDIVVLVATGTHRGNTDDEIRQMLGDDFPADIRVVNHDARNPDSMTWMGTFGDGVPVWLNTLWAEADVRVTTGFVEPHFFAGFSGGPKLVAPGLASLETVLTLHNAARIGDPKATWGVIDDNPVHRDVRAIATGTGVTFGFDVILNREKKIVQAFCGDLLPMHEAARRVAREIAMEPVDGLFDIVVTTNSGYPLDQNLYQAVKGMSAAFSVVKPGGTIICAAECRDGFPEHGSYKGVLASASSPEELFADISEREETEPDQWQVQIQAKIQSGANVIMHTSYLSDEQLALAHLTQTQDIGATVRELCARIGPDARVCVLPEGPLTVPYVREGQGRRSSI, encoded by the coding sequence ATGGAATCAACTGTGGATGTTGAACTTGCCTACGGCCAAGGGTGGCTACCGGTCAGTCTTCCCGGCGATGTGGACGTCACCGTCGTCGAGCCGACCTACCATGCGGCGGTCTGTGACGAGGCGGCCTATCTTCGCGACGTTCTGGCGAACCCCGTTGCTGGGCCCAGGTTGCGGGACAGGGTGAGGCCCGGCCAAACGATGGCGATCTCGATGTGCGATCTGACCAGGCCGCAGCCCCGCGACCTGATGATCCCGGCGGTTCTCGAAGAGGTCGAGGGCATCATCGCCCCCGAGGACATCGTGGTGCTGGTCGCGACCGGCACCCATCGCGGCAATACGGACGACGAGATCCGGCAGATGCTCGGTGACGATTTTCCTGCCGATATCCGGGTGGTCAACCATGACGCTCGCAATCCGGATTCGATGACCTGGATGGGCACCTTCGGTGACGGCGTGCCGGTCTGGCTGAACACCTTGTGGGCCGAGGCCGACGTGCGGGTGACGACGGGGTTTGTGGAGCCGCACTTCTTCGCCGGGTTCAGTGGCGGGCCGAAGCTGGTGGCTCCGGGGCTGGCATCCTTGGAGACGGTGCTGACCCTGCACAACGCGGCCCGGATCGGTGACCCGAAGGCCACCTGGGGCGTCATCGACGACAATCCCGTACACCGGGATGTGCGCGCCATCGCCACCGGAACCGGCGTCACCTTCGGATTCGACGTGATCTTGAACCGGGAAAAGAAGATCGTCCAGGCGTTTTGCGGAGATCTGCTGCCGATGCATGAGGCGGCGCGGAGAGTGGCCCGCGAGATCGCGATGGAACCGGTCGATGGTCTTTTCGACATCGTCGTCACCACCAACTCCGGGTACCCGCTCGACCAGAATCTCTACCAGGCAGTGAAGGGCATGTCGGCCGCATTCTCGGTGGTGAAACCGGGCGGCACGATCATCTGCGCCGCCGAATGCCGCGACGGATTCCCCGAGCATGGGTCGTACAAAGGCGTGCTGGCTTCGGCGTCCTCGCCGGAGGAATTGTTCGCGGATATCTCGGAGCGGGAGGAGACCGAGCCGGATCAATGGCAGGTGCAGATTCAGGCGAAGATCCAGTCCGGCGCGAACGTGATCATGCACACCTCGTATCTCTCGGACGAGCAGCTCGCGCTGGCCCACCTGACCCAGACTCAGGACATCGGCGCCACGGTACGCGAGCTCTGCGCCCGAATCGGTCCGGACGCCCGGGTCTGCGTCTTGCCCGAGGGGCCGCTCACGGTGCCGTACGTGCGAGAAGGTCAGGGCAGAAGATCGAGCATTTGA
- a CDS encoding ribbon-helix-helix domain-containing protein has translation MGAKETINGIPVTEEQIEAWAAEAEQGIDVAALKKRGRGRPGRGAEPSQVVAVRLTSDELTLIDARAREENKTRSEIMREALATYAA, from the coding sequence ATGGGAGCAAAAGAGACTATCAATGGCATCCCCGTTACCGAAGAACAAATTGAGGCATGGGCAGCAGAAGCCGAACAGGGCATTGATGTAGCCGCTCTCAAGAAGCGGGGGCGAGGCCGCCCAGGCCGAGGTGCTGAGCCTTCCCAGGTTGTAGCAGTCCGGCTGACATCAGACGAATTGACACTCATTGACGCGCGCGCCCGCGAAGAGAACAAAACTCGTTCCGAGATCATGCGAGAAGCCCTAGCCACATATGCGGCATGA
- a CDS encoding phospholipid carrier-dependent glycosyltransferase has translation MPTIERLDDAAILRKDRALSWLVTILLGAFAFAIRIVNLARPNNLVFDETYYAKDAWTLLQLGYEADWPKDANDQVAAGITDIYTNTASFVVHPQLGKWLIAAGEDIFGMNSFGWRISAVVFGTILVMATIRMARRLSRSTLVGGMAGLFITVDGLSFTMSRIALLDIFEATFTVLAVACLVADRDWFRHKLADYLRKHDLQDLGGSYGPLLLWRPWRWAAGLMFGLAIACKWNAVYVLAAMGIMAVVYDITSRHTAGASKKAFKSMLLDAPLAFISMVVTAGLVYVASWWSWLTTPGGWGRDYGESHPDDFWVRHFGDALGSLAYYHREIYGFHTGEWIAEQTHTYEAHPATWLWMGRVIGIDAVNDIQPGVDGCSATGGDTCLRVISGAGTPLLWWFALIALVIGLGLWWLGRDWRFAMPIVAGLTPWLMWFPNADRPLFFFYAIMIIPFTATVLAMVLGKILGPTDGGPRRRKGAIIVGVIVLAIVADFWFIYPILTDQLMTRTMWSLRMWLPGWI, from the coding sequence CTGCCGACCATCGAACGACTGGACGATGCCGCGATCCTGCGCAAGGACCGGGCGCTCAGCTGGCTGGTGACCATTCTCCTCGGAGCGTTCGCGTTCGCGATCCGCATCGTCAACCTGGCGCGTCCGAACAACCTCGTCTTCGACGAGACCTACTACGCCAAGGATGCCTGGACGCTGCTGCAACTCGGCTACGAGGCAGACTGGCCCAAGGACGCGAACGACCAAGTCGCGGCCGGAATCACCGACATCTACACCAACACCGCATCGTTCGTCGTCCACCCGCAATTGGGTAAGTGGCTGATCGCCGCCGGTGAAGACATCTTCGGCATGAACAGTTTCGGCTGGCGGATCTCGGCGGTGGTCTTCGGCACGATTTTGGTGATGGCGACCATCCGGATGGCCCGCAGGCTCTCCCGCTCCACCCTGGTCGGCGGCATGGCCGGGCTGTTCATCACCGTCGACGGGCTGAGTTTCACGATGAGCCGCATCGCCCTGCTCGACATCTTCGAGGCCACCTTCACGGTGCTGGCGGTGGCCTGTCTGGTAGCAGACCGCGACTGGTTCAGACACAAACTCGCCGACTATCTGCGAAAGCACGACCTGCAAGATCTCGGCGGGTCGTACGGACCCCTATTGCTGTGGCGTCCGTGGCGCTGGGCCGCCGGTTTGATGTTCGGGCTGGCCATCGCCTGCAAATGGAATGCCGTCTATGTGCTGGCGGCGATGGGCATCATGGCCGTCGTCTACGACATCACCTCGCGGCACACCGCCGGGGCGTCCAAGAAAGCGTTCAAGTCGATGCTTCTGGACGCACCACTCGCCTTCATTTCGATGGTCGTCACCGCAGGGCTGGTCTACGTCGCCAGTTGGTGGTCATGGCTGACCACGCCGGGCGGCTGGGGGCGCGACTACGGCGAAAGCCATCCGGACGACTTCTGGGTGCGTCATTTTGGGGACGCGCTGGGCTCGCTTGCCTACTATCACCGCGAAATCTACGGCTTTCATACCGGCGAGTGGATCGCCGAGCAGACACACACTTATGAGGCACATCCGGCGACCTGGTTGTGGATGGGCCGGGTGATCGGCATCGACGCGGTCAACGACATCCAGCCCGGGGTCGACGGCTGCTCTGCCACCGGAGGCGACACCTGCCTGCGGGTCATCTCGGGCGCAGGGACGCCGCTGTTGTGGTGGTTCGCGCTCATTGCCCTGGTGATCGGCCTGGGTTTGTGGTGGCTGGGACGCGACTGGCGGTTCGCGATGCCGATCGTCGCCGGGCTCACTCCGTGGCTGATGTGGTTTCCGAATGCCGATCGTCCGTTGTTCTTCTTCTACGCGATCATGATCATCCCGTTCACCGCGACGGTGCTGGCTATGGTGCTCGGCAAGATCCTCGGCCCCACCGACGGCGGACCAAGACGCAGAAAGGGCGCAATCATCGTCGGGGTGATCGTGCTGGCGATCGTCGCCGACTTCTGGTTCATCTACCCGATCCTCACCGATCAGTTGATGACCAGAACCATGTGGAGCCTGCGCATGTGGTTGCCCGGTTGGATCTAG